In Rhodamnia argentea isolate NSW1041297 chromosome 4, ASM2092103v1, whole genome shotgun sequence, the following proteins share a genomic window:
- the LOC115749151 gene encoding probable caffeoyl-CoA O-methyltransferase At4g26220, whose amino-acid sequence MELTVEVVSDGPSGLLQNGGQFIALLLKLLNVKKTIEVGIFTGYSLLLTALTIPQEGKIIAIDVDREAYEIGLPFIRKRENESSFDFAFVDADQANLKNYHERLLRLVRVGGVIVYDNTLWGGTVALADPSSSHELRQFAWEDMIEFNKMIAGDPRVDTSQVALGDGMTICRRIC is encoded by the exons ATGGAACTGACTGTGGAAGTAGTCTCGGATGGTCCATCAGGGTTGTTGCAGA ACGGGGGTCAGTTCATCGCCCTGCTCCTGAAGCTATTGAATGTGAAGAAGACTATAGAGGTCGGCATCTTCACCGGCTACTCTCTCCTCCTCACGGCTCTTACAATTCCGCAAGAAGGCAAG ATCATAGCGATCGATGTAGACAGAGAAGCATACGAGATCGGATTACCCTTTATCAGGAAG cgagaaaatgaaagcagctTCGACTTTGCGTTCGTCGATGCTGACCAGGCAAACCTGAAGAACTATCACGAGAGGCTACTGAGGCTGGTGAGGGTCGGGGGCGTGATCGTGTACGACAACACTCTCTGGGGAGGCACCGTAGCCTTGGCCGACCCGTCCTCCTCTCACGAATTGCGGCAATTCGCGTGGGAGGACATGATCGAGTTCAACAAGATGATAGCGGGCGATCCTCGGGTCGATACATCTCAAGTCGCTCTGGGCGATGGGATGACAATCTGCAGGCGCATCTGTTGA